In one Bradyrhizobium sp. 4 genomic region, the following are encoded:
- a CDS encoding FAD-linked oxidase C-terminal domain-containing protein, with amino-acid sequence MGTTITNNPPRPAPKALASALEQLAARFGNRLITSQAVREQHGHTTTWIVNQPPDGVVMAQETADIQDVVRICAKNGVPVIAFGTGTSLEGQVNAPAGGICIDLRDMNKVLAVHAEDLDCVIQPGVTRKALNEHLRDQGLFFPIDPGADASLGGMASTRASGTNAVRYGTMRDSVLALKVVRGDGEIITTGTRAKKSSAGYDLTHLFVGAEGTLGIISELTIRLRGIPDTIAAGAVSFETVHGACQAVILAIQTGIPVARIELLNAAQVRACNAYSKLTLPETPLLLMEFHGSEIEVAEQSKAFGEIAKDCGGGDFSWTTKPEDRTKLWQARHDAYWSVKALRPGDSIGVVATDVCVPISRLAECVGETEEDLKRLNLLSPIVGHVGDGNFHCSLVCDTNDADEMARGEEFMHRLVERAQAMDGTCTGEHGIGQGKQKYLKAELGPEAIDAMRALKKALDPQNIFNPGKIVPEA; translated from the coding sequence GTGGGTACGACCATCACCAATAATCCGCCGCGGCCGGCGCCGAAAGCCCTTGCGAGCGCGCTGGAGCAGCTTGCCGCGCGGTTCGGCAACCGCCTCATCACCTCGCAGGCCGTCCGCGAGCAGCACGGCCATACCACCACATGGATCGTGAACCAGCCGCCGGACGGCGTGGTGATGGCGCAGGAGACCGCCGACATCCAGGACGTGGTGCGGATCTGCGCGAAAAACGGCGTGCCCGTCATCGCCTTCGGCACCGGCACCTCGCTCGAGGGCCAGGTCAACGCACCCGCCGGCGGAATCTGCATCGACCTACGCGACATGAACAAGGTGCTCGCGGTGCATGCCGAGGACCTCGACTGCGTGATCCAGCCCGGCGTCACCCGCAAGGCGCTGAACGAGCATCTGCGCGACCAGGGCTTGTTCTTCCCGATCGACCCCGGCGCGGACGCCTCCCTCGGCGGCATGGCCTCGACCCGCGCCTCCGGCACCAACGCGGTGCGCTACGGCACCATGCGCGACAGTGTGCTGGCGCTGAAAGTGGTCCGCGGCGACGGCGAGATCATCACGACCGGCACGCGCGCGAAGAAATCATCCGCCGGCTATGACCTGACGCATCTGTTCGTCGGCGCCGAGGGCACGCTCGGCATCATCTCGGAACTGACCATCCGCCTGCGTGGCATCCCCGATACGATCGCGGCCGGCGCGGTGTCGTTCGAGACCGTGCACGGGGCGTGTCAGGCCGTGATCCTGGCGATCCAGACCGGCATTCCCGTAGCGCGCATCGAGTTGCTCAACGCCGCGCAGGTACGGGCCTGCAACGCCTATTCGAAGCTGACGCTGCCGGAAACGCCGCTGCTACTGATGGAATTCCACGGCAGCGAGATCGAGGTCGCCGAACAGTCCAAGGCCTTCGGCGAGATCGCAAAGGACTGCGGCGGCGGCGATTTCTCCTGGACCACCAAACCGGAGGATCGCACAAAACTGTGGCAGGCGCGGCACGACGCCTACTGGTCGGTGAAGGCGCTGCGGCCCGGTGACAGCATCGGCGTGGTCGCGACCGACGTCTGCGTGCCGATCTCGCGCCTTGCCGAATGTGTCGGCGAAACCGAGGAAGATCTCAAGCGACTCAACCTGTTGTCGCCGATCGTGGGCCATGTCGGCGACGGCAATTTCCACTGCTCGCTGGTCTGCGACACCAACGATGCCGACGAGATGGCCCGCGGCGAGGAGTTCATGCATCGGCTGGTCGAGCGCGCGCAGGCGATGGACGGCACCTGCACCGGCGAGCACGGCATAGGCCAGGGCAAGCAGAAATATCTCAAGGCGGAGCTCGGCCCCGAGGCGATCGATGCGATGCGGGCACTGAAAAAGGCGCTCGATCCGCAGAACATCTTCAATCCCGGCAAGATCGTACCGGAGGCGTAG
- a CDS encoding thioesterase family protein translates to MPETAATTIEGAPFRASIMQVEPQWIDYNGHLNMAYYNVMFDRAIDQMWLTLGIGPGYMKERGGSTFTAECHVRYLREIHLGDPVQVSVWLLEADDKRLHTFQELRHATEGWLSATSENMSLHIDMGSRKVAAFPPDISERIAAVVETHSAVPRPEGIGRNVAMPSKR, encoded by the coding sequence ATGCCGGAGACTGCTGCCACAACGATCGAGGGCGCGCCGTTCCGCGCCTCGATCATGCAGGTCGAGCCGCAATGGATCGACTACAACGGCCACCTCAACATGGCCTATTATAACGTGATGTTCGACCGCGCGATCGATCAGATGTGGCTGACGCTCGGGATCGGGCCGGGCTACATGAAGGAGCGCGGCGGCTCGACCTTCACTGCCGAATGCCACGTGCGCTATTTGCGCGAAATCCACCTCGGCGATCCCGTGCAGGTCTCGGTCTGGCTGCTGGAAGCCGACGACAAGCGGCTTCACACCTTCCAGGAGCTGCGACACGCCACCGAAGGCTGGCTATCTGCCACGTCGGAGAACATGTCGCTCCACATCGACATGGGCTCACGAAAGGTGGCGGCCTTTCCGCCAGACATAAGCGAGCGCATCGCAGCGGTGGTCGAGACCCACAGCGCGGTGCCACGGCCCGAGGGCATCGGCCGGAACGTGGCGATGCCCTCGAAGCGGTAA
- a CDS encoding DUF1328 domain-containing protein → MLSWVVTFLVIALIAGILGFGGLAGASIEIAKIIFFIAVVLFLVSAVVGLARGRTRV, encoded by the coding sequence ATGCTTAGCTGGGTAGTGACGTTTCTGGTTATCGCCCTGATCGCCGGTATCCTGGGCTTTGGCGGCCTCGCCGGCGCGTCGATCGAAATCGCCAAGATCATCTTCTTCATTGCCGTCGTGTTGTTCCTGGTCTCGGCCGTTGTCGGTCTGGCCCGCGGCCGTACCAGGGTCTAG
- a CDS encoding type II toxin-antitoxin system HicB family antitoxin: MPHYIAIIEDAGPDEAVGLWFPDLPGCISGGDDVDEALENAPEALAFYAQELIADGRQLPPPRTLDELKADTDVADELGKHTVALIEWPPLTEATE, translated from the coding sequence ATGCCGCACTACATCGCCATCATCGAGGACGCCGGCCCGGACGAAGCCGTCGGCCTGTGGTTTCCCGACCTGCCCGGCTGCATTTCCGGCGGCGACGACGTCGATGAGGCCCTGGAGAATGCGCCCGAGGCACTCGCGTTCTATGCACAGGAACTGATCGCGGACGGCCGCCAGCTTCCCCCGCCGCGGACATTGGACGAGCTCAAGGCCGACACTGATGTGGCCGACGAGCTCGGGAAGCACACGGTCGCCCTGATCGAATGGCCACCCCTCACTGAGGCCACGGAGTGA
- a CDS encoding UvrD-helicase domain-containing protein, translated as MIRMTEPSKITSQSVPDHQPAAGGIAARARASVGPQYLSGLNPEQREAVETLDGPVLVLAGAGTGKTRVLTTRIAHILSQGRARPSEILSVTFTNKAAREMKHRLGQMLGHAVEGMPWLGTFHSIGGRILRTHAELAQLKSNFTVLDVDDQVRLLKQLLQADNIDDKRWPARMLAGLIDGWKNRGLTPSQVPSGEAAVFANGKGGKLYASYQERLKILNAADFGDLLLEDIRIFREHPDILRQYQQRFKFILVDEYQDTNVAQYLWLRLLSQAPSANPSLPGLPRQAIDSSPSDGAEAPPPAQEKTHVKNICCVGDDDQSIYGWRGAEVDNILRFDHDFPGAKVIRLERNYRSTGHILAAASHLIAHNEGRLGKTLRTEDHDGEKVTVTGSWDSEEEARGIGEEIEQIQRQGDKLNEIAILVRASYQMREFEDRFVTLGLPYRVIGGPRFYERAEIRDALAYLRVINSPADDLAFERIVNTPKRGLGDATVQMLHDHARKRRIPLFEAARAVVETDELKPKARGSLRDVVAQFDRWRAQREVTSHTELAEIVLDESGYTEMWQKDRSADAAGRLENLKELVRSMEEFENLQGFLEHISLVMDRDSGADEDAVSLMTLHSAKGLEFDNVFLPGWEEGLFPSQRTLDEQGRAGLEEERRLGHVGLTRARRRAKIYFATNRRIHGTWSTTIPSRFLDELPAANVEITESKGGSAWGGTGGYGASRFDDMEAFGSTYSTPGWQRAQANRNRGGGGGGNGGRGSFEEQASSFSSQSSSPDFGSFSSRRRGPLTIEGELVAKSTGTTSEFSLSDRVFHQKFGYGRVTKIDGNKLTIAFDKAGEKKVVDSFVQRA; from the coding sequence ATGATTCGCATGACCGAGCCGAGCAAGATCACGTCCCAGAGCGTCCCCGACCACCAGCCCGCAGCCGGCGGCATCGCAGCGCGTGCGCGGGCCTCGGTGGGCCCGCAATACCTGTCCGGGCTCAATCCGGAGCAGCGCGAGGCTGTGGAAACGCTGGACGGCCCGGTTCTGGTGCTGGCCGGCGCCGGCACCGGCAAGACCCGCGTGCTGACCACGCGCATCGCCCATATCCTGAGCCAGGGCCGCGCCCGCCCATCCGAAATCCTGTCGGTGACCTTCACCAACAAGGCCGCGCGCGAGATGAAGCACCGGCTGGGTCAGATGCTCGGTCATGCGGTGGAAGGGATGCCGTGGCTCGGCACTTTCCACTCCATCGGCGGGCGCATCCTGCGGACCCACGCCGAGCTGGCGCAGCTCAAGTCGAACTTCACCGTGCTCGACGTCGACGATCAGGTCCGACTGCTCAAGCAGCTTCTGCAAGCCGACAATATCGACGACAAGCGCTGGCCCGCGCGCATGCTCGCCGGCCTCATCGACGGCTGGAAGAATCGCGGCCTGACGCCGTCGCAGGTGCCGTCGGGCGAAGCCGCCGTGTTCGCCAACGGCAAGGGCGGCAAGCTCTATGCGAGCTACCAGGAGCGGCTGAAGATTTTGAACGCCGCCGATTTCGGCGATCTGCTGCTCGAGGACATCCGCATCTTCCGCGAGCACCCGGATATCCTGCGGCAGTACCAGCAGCGCTTCAAATTCATCCTGGTCGATGAGTATCAAGACACCAACGTCGCGCAGTATCTGTGGCTGCGGCTGCTGTCGCAGGCGCCGTCGGCCAATCCGTCATTGCCGGGCTTGCCCCGGCAAGCCATCGATTCTTCGCCGAGCGATGGCGCGGAGGCGCCGCCTCCGGCGCAAGAAAAAACACACGTCAAGAACATCTGCTGCGTCGGCGATGACGACCAGTCGATCTATGGCTGGCGCGGCGCGGAGGTCGACAACATCCTGCGCTTCGACCATGATTTCCCCGGCGCCAAGGTCATCCGCCTCGAGCGCAACTACCGCTCGACCGGCCACATCCTCGCCGCCGCCTCGCACCTGATCGCCCACAACGAGGGCCGGCTCGGCAAGACGCTGCGCACCGAAGACCATGACGGCGAGAAGGTCACGGTGACAGGCTCGTGGGATTCGGAAGAGGAAGCCCGCGGCATCGGCGAGGAGATCGAGCAGATCCAGCGCCAGGGCGACAAGCTCAACGAGATCGCCATCCTGGTGCGCGCGTCCTACCAGATGCGCGAGTTCGAGGACCGCTTCGTCACGCTCGGCCTGCCCTATCGCGTCATCGGCGGCCCGCGCTTCTACGAGCGCGCCGAAATCCGCGACGCGCTGGCCTATCTGCGCGTCATCAATTCGCCGGCCGACGATCTCGCCTTCGAGCGCATCGTCAACACGCCCAAGCGCGGCCTGGGCGATGCCACCGTGCAGATGCTGCACGATCACGCCCGCAAGCGCCGCATTCCGCTGTTCGAGGCGGCGCGCGCGGTGGTCGAGACCGACGAGCTGAAGCCGAAGGCGCGCGGCTCGTTACGCGACGTCGTCGCCCAGTTCGACCGCTGGCGCGCCCAGCGCGAGGTCACCTCGCACACGGAGCTCGCCGAGATCGTGCTCGACGAGAGCGGCTACACCGAGATGTGGCAGAAGGACCGTTCGGCGGACGCCGCGGGCCGGCTCGAAAACCTCAAGGAGCTGGTGCGCTCGATGGAGGAGTTCGAGAATTTGCAAGGGTTTTTGGAGCACATCTCGCTGGTGATGGACCGCGACAGCGGTGCCGATGAGGACGCAGTGTCGCTGATGACCTTGCATTCGGCCAAGGGGCTGGAATTCGACAACGTGTTCCTGCCGGGCTGGGAGGAAGGCCTGTTTCCGAGCCAGCGCACGCTGGACGAACAGGGCCGCGCCGGCCTCGAGGAAGAGCGCCGGCTCGGCCATGTCGGCCTGACCCGGGCCCGCCGCCGCGCCAAAATCTACTTTGCGACCAACCGCCGGATCCACGGCACCTGGTCGACCACGATCCCGTCGCGCTTCCTCGACGAATTGCCGGCCGCCAATGTCGAGATCACAGAATCCAAGGGCGGCTCGGCCTGGGGCGGCACCGGCGGCTACGGCGCCTCCCGCTTCGACGACATGGAAGCGTTCGGCTCCACCTATTCGACCCCCGGCTGGCAGCGCGCCCAGGCCAATCGCAATCGTGGCGGCGGCGGGGGCGGCAATGGCGGCCGCGGCAGCTTCGAGGAACAAGCCTCGTCGTTTTCGTCCCAGTCGTCCTCGCCCGATTTCGGCAGCTTCTCCTCGCGTCGCCGCGGACCGCTGACGATCGAGGGCGAGCTGGTGGCCAAATCCACCGGCACGACCTCGGAATTCTCCCTCTCCGACCGCGTCTTCCACCAGAAATTCGGCTATGGCCGCGTCACCAAGATCGACGGCAACAAGCTCACCATCGCCTTCGACAAGGCGGGGGAAAAGAAGGTCGTGGACAGTTTTGTGCAGCGGGCGTGA